The Halorussus salinus genome includes a region encoding these proteins:
- a CDS encoding PH domain-containing protein has translation MASRGSDIDDYMLKGEEVSYSFKHRPNGLVHWVKSLLGYGETHWYVTNQRLLVHEKMAGGFGFREVPLDNVTSVEYGRQIDLRTLALGILTIPILVGVLITLLAIFRRPQVLELHVSGGSNLSVEISKGTDIEEILWYLPTQRQIDSQKQRV, from the coding sequence ATGGCAAGTAGAGGCAGCGACATTGACGATTACATGCTGAAGGGCGAGGAGGTCTCGTATTCCTTCAAACATCGGCCGAACGGACTCGTTCACTGGGTAAAATCCCTTCTCGGATACGGCGAAACCCACTGGTACGTGACCAACCAGCGACTCCTCGTACACGAGAAGATGGCGGGCGGCTTCGGGTTCCGCGAAGTGCCGCTCGATAACGTCACGTCGGTCGAGTACGGTCGCCAGATCGACCTTCGGACGCTGGCGCTGGGCATCCTTACGATTCCGATTCTCGTCGGCGTTCTCATCACGCTCCTCGCAATCTTCCGTCGGCCGCAGGTTCTCGAACTCCACGTTTCGGGCGGTTCGAACCTCTCGGTCGAAATCTCGAAGGGGACCGACATCGAGGAGATCCTCTGGTATCTCCCCACCCAGCGGCAGATCGACTCGCAGAAACAACGCGTGTAG
- a CDS encoding MFS transporter yields the protein MMAAMRLLGRNRDFRRFFAGQFATNAGDSLYTVAVLWLAFELSGSTVVTGALNAILLLPWLLQLFAGPLVDRLPLRFLLVGSQVVQGVVVLVLPLAAVTGRLSVGVLFVVVPVLMVASLVMAPMETALLPRIVDDERLSEANSALSAVTLGLDMVFDAIGGGFIAVFGATALFFADSLTFAVAALLFAGITLGTPVHRDERERSDESEPTVESVLRSYVSDLRAGVEVLRGTLFIELVLTTAVVNFATGVTLAILPAFGDGLGGPGIYGLLLGALGIGRLVGSIAGPSVEDIPYGWVLISQGLGAGCWVLAVFAPTPALTVVLFGLAWVPAGASGVLTSTLNQRVFPADLLGRVTATKGTASGATLPLGSLVGGIIAETLGTTTTMALAASGFAFTAVYVLLRPQLRQLPAVGAAVPDDFDLRTETESDSSHG from the coding sequence ATGATGGCTGCGATGCGGTTGCTGGGGCGTAACCGAGATTTCCGTCGGTTCTTCGCTGGCCAGTTCGCGACGAACGCCGGGGATAGCCTCTATACGGTCGCCGTACTCTGGCTCGCCTTCGAGTTGAGCGGTTCGACCGTCGTCACCGGTGCCCTGAACGCGATACTCCTGCTCCCGTGGTTACTACAGCTGTTCGCCGGACCACTCGTGGACCGTCTGCCACTCAGGTTCCTCCTCGTCGGGTCACAGGTGGTTCAGGGCGTCGTTGTGCTCGTTCTGCCGCTCGCGGCGGTCACTGGACGGCTCAGCGTTGGCGTGTTGTTCGTCGTCGTTCCAGTTCTGATGGTTGCATCGTTGGTAATGGCGCCGATGGAGACCGCGCTACTCCCTCGTATCGTCGATGACGAGCGACTCTCCGAGGCCAATTCTGCCCTGTCGGCGGTGACGCTCGGACTGGATATGGTGTTCGACGCGATTGGGGGTGGTTTCATCGCTGTATTCGGAGCGACGGCACTCTTCTTCGCCGACTCGCTCACGTTCGCCGTTGCCGCCCTGTTGTTCGCCGGTATCACGCTGGGAACGCCGGTGCATCGAGACGAGCGAGAGCGGAGCGACGAATCCGAACCGACCGTCGAATCGGTACTCCGGTCGTACGTTTCGGATCTACGGGCAGGTGTGGAGGTCCTCCGCGGAACCCTCTTTATCGAACTGGTGCTGACGACTGCGGTGGTGAACTTCGCCACAGGAGTCACGCTGGCGATTCTGCCAGCGTTCGGCGACGGTCTCGGCGGACCCGGAATCTACGGCTTGCTGCTGGGAGCCCTCGGCATCGGGCGACTCGTCGGATCGATTGCTGGCCCCTCTGTAGAGGATATCCCCTACGGGTGGGTGTTGATCTCTCAGGGACTAGGTGCGGGTTGCTGGGTCTTGGCGGTGTTCGCTCCGACACCGGCACTCACGGTAGTTCTGTTCGGCCTCGCGTGGGTGCCCGCTGGCGCATCGGGCGTACTTACGTCGACGCTGAACCAGCGAGTATTCCCGGCCGACTTACTGGGCCGGGTCACTGCGACGAAGGGAACTGCTTCGGGGGCGACGCTCCCGCTGGGTTCACTCGTCGGCGGTATCATCGCCGAAACGCTTGGAACGACAACGACCATGGCGCTAGCAGCAAGCGGCTTTGCCTTCACGGCCGTCTACGTCCTCTTACGTCCGCAACTCCGACAACTTCCCGCTGTCGGGGCCGCAGTTCCAGACGACTTCGACTTGCGGACCGAGACGGAGTCGGACTCCTCACACGGTTAA
- a CDS encoding COG1470 family protein, whose protein sequence is MPAATAQTTAPTDPSTLTDSGVSSVQETTANQTQTVNASTTSDGSSSETSNYTKLYVESDYDHPDLKPGESTEFTVTVTNREDSEVTLDPHVYIPPTGENLIKKSWVTIEGDSTVGAGSETEFSVTISVPESAETGHYSGQVAFTDETVTYPGRPARPVHAASVRINVWKKPTVEIVSGTYVTGQVEAGDTATKQIVIKNTGDQAVPLSPQLSQERHRYGGSSSQLDPAWLDIDAPSTIELGETATVSVTVSPPESADSNRYSSQLDLGLKDPNRDGNNNHWQQINLNFEVWNQPEEPFTTSFEVSEETENITLTLGPRTSYYSSTDTTPSFDVTFVAPDGTMVTAKRVEVTNKGFVDLSESNNPNVQQQGAYGVRGDGKKFVYRVDDPDAGAWNLKVMPENAIGFTYEITRNENEA, encoded by the coding sequence ATGCCAGCCGCCACAGCACAGACAACGGCACCCACCGACCCATCCACCCTGACCGATTCAGGCGTATCGTCCGTTCAAGAAACCACCGCGAATCAAACCCAGACAGTCAACGCCAGCACTACCTCGGACGGCTCCTCCTCCGAGACATCCAATTACACCAAACTCTACGTCGAGAGTGACTACGACCACCCCGACCTCAAACCCGGCGAGTCCACGGAATTCACCGTCACGGTGACAAACCGTGAGGACTCCGAAGTGACACTCGATCCTCACGTTTACATCCCGCCGACCGGGGAAAACCTCATCAAGAAGTCGTGGGTCACAATCGAGGGCGACTCGACCGTCGGCGCTGGCAGTGAAACCGAGTTCAGTGTTACGATTTCCGTGCCCGAGAGCGCCGAGACGGGCCACTATAGCGGTCAAGTCGCGTTCACCGACGAAACCGTGACTTACCCCGGTCGCCCCGCCCGACCCGTCCACGCCGCCAGCGTCCGCATCAACGTCTGGAAGAAGCCCACCGTCGAAATCGTCTCCGGGACGTACGTGACCGGACAGGTCGAAGCCGGTGACACCGCCACCAAGCAAATCGTCATCAAGAACACCGGCGACCAAGCCGTCCCGCTCAGCCCCCAGCTCAGCCAAGAACGCCACCGCTACGGCGGGAGTTCTTCGCAACTCGACCCCGCATGGCTCGATATCGACGCTCCTTCGACAATCGAATTGGGCGAAACTGCGACCGTCTCGGTCACGGTATCGCCCCCTGAGAGCGCCGACAGCAACCGATACAGCAGCCAGCTTGACCTCGGCCTGAAAGACCCCAACCGCGACGGCAACAACAACCACTGGCAACAGATCAATCTGAACTTCGAGGTTTGGAACCAGCCCGAGGAGCCCTTCACGACTTCCTTCGAGGTGAGTGAGGAAACCGAAAATATCACCCTCACGCTCGGGCCTCGAACGAGCTACTACAGTAGCACTGACACTACCCCGAGCTTCGACGTGACGTTCGTCGCGCCCGACGGCACTATGGTCACTGCTAAGCGCGTCGAAGTGACGAACAAGGGCTTCGTCGACCTGAGCGAAAGCAACAATCCTAACGTCCAGCAACAGGGCGCCTACGGCGTCCGGGGTGACGGGAAGAAATTCGTCTACCGCGTCGACGACCCTGACGCAGGCGCGTGGAACCTCAAGGTCATGCCCGAAAACGCCATCGGGTTCACCTACGAGATTACACGCAACGAAAACGAAGCCTAG
- a CDS encoding ABC transporter ATP-binding protein, producing the protein MNESVLVAEDIAKSFGGTPVFDGIDLTVDTGEIVVLMGPNGTGKSVLVSCLAGGLVPSAGSVEIDGEPPAASPGATSFLLQDALILDRLTGRENIAFYDRLNPSFTDRWRTLVEEFGIGERLDDRVEHYSGGMRRKLELAISLSVEAPLYVLDEPTAALDLTMVSEIHHRLSTLRDRGKAVLVTTHLPMDADVADRIVFFTDDGVAAEGTPAEIKSSVPPVVETSLGNTDAIADDVIDGRVFRGDGVVRGLLAPETDPSAVADGLADARVTEPTYADLFNYYTHLRG; encoded by the coding sequence ATGAACGAGTCGGTACTCGTCGCCGAAGATATCGCGAAATCGTTCGGTGGGACCCCGGTGTTCGACGGAATCGATCTGACCGTCGATACCGGCGAGATCGTCGTCTTGATGGGACCCAACGGAACGGGGAAGTCCGTGTTGGTCTCTTGTCTCGCTGGCGGGCTAGTTCCGTCCGCAGGGTCCGTCGAGATTGACGGCGAACCGCCAGCCGCCAGTCCCGGTGCGACGAGCTTCCTCCTTCAGGACGCGCTAATTCTCGACAGACTAACCGGACGGGAGAACATCGCGTTTTACGACCGACTCAACCCGTCGTTCACCGACAGGTGGCGGACGCTGGTCGAGGAGTTCGGAATCGGTGAGCGGCTTGACGACCGGGTGGAACACTACTCCGGCGGGATGCGTCGGAAACTCGAACTCGCGATCTCCCTCAGTGTCGAAGCTCCGCTGTACGTCCTCGACGAACCCACTGCCGCCCTCGACCTCACGATGGTGAGCGAGATCCACCACCGGTTATCGACGCTCCGCGACCGCGGCAAGGCGGTCCTCGTGACGACTCACCTTCCGATGGACGCCGATGTCGCCGACCGCATCGTATTCTTCACCGACGACGGCGTCGCGGCGGAGGGGACGCCAGCGGAGATCAAATCGTCGGTCCCGCCGGTGGTCGAGACCTCGCTGGGGAACACCGACGCGATCGCCGACGACGTAATCGACGGGCGGGTGTTCAGGGGCGACGGCGTCGTCCGGGGACTCCTCGCACCGGAGACGGACCCGTCGGCGGTAGCTGACGGGCTCGCGGACGCCCGTGTGACCGAACCGACGTACGCCGACCTGTTCAATTACTACACCCATCTCCGTGGGTAG
- a CDS encoding transcriptional regulator produces MTDPADGSYEDTYAALTDETRVRILFALAEQYDEAWSSGWLSFSELRERVGVEDTSRFSYHLDELQDTFVRKVDGRYRPRVAALEIVSVIRSGTYDGDAVAVDERETDYECPHCQRALVASYRDHHLYLGCPSHGAAVAYPTPPRAMTDRTLEETIDISLRKHACDVRLFRNGLCPHCWGTAGLSFPRESAPDSYLLDDIAYATAACDTCWVSYPLPVAHAVLGHPAVENLYAERGLGPADAQIGPHDLARVSEVTDCEGKSPAVRLTVSLDDRPLVIELDESCALLDHWRR; encoded by the coding sequence ATGACGGACCCTGCGGACGGATCATACGAGGACACGTACGCGGCGCTGACCGACGAGACGCGCGTTCGCATCCTATTCGCGCTCGCGGAGCAGTACGACGAGGCGTGGTCGTCCGGGTGGCTCTCGTTTTCGGAACTGCGCGAACGGGTCGGCGTCGAGGACACCAGCCGATTCAGTTACCACCTCGACGAACTCCAAGACACGTTCGTTCGCAAGGTCGACGGTCGGTACCGCCCGCGAGTGGCTGCCCTCGAAATCGTGTCGGTCATCCGATCAGGGACGTACGACGGCGATGCGGTTGCGGTCGATGAGCGAGAGACCGACTACGAGTGTCCTCACTGCCAGCGGGCGCTCGTCGCTTCCTACCGGGACCACCACCTGTACCTCGGTTGTCCGTCTCACGGAGCGGCGGTCGCGTATCCGACCCCGCCGCGAGCGATGACGGATCGAACGCTGGAGGAAACGATCGACATCTCGCTTCGCAAACACGCCTGCGACGTGCGACTCTTCCGCAACGGTCTGTGTCCACACTGCTGGGGCACCGCCGGTCTCTCGTTTCCGCGAGAATCCGCCCCGGACTCGTATCTCTTAGACGATATCGCGTACGCGACGGCGGCCTGCGATACCTGTTGGGTGTCGTATCCGCTCCCGGTCGCCCACGCGGTTCTCGGTCACCCCGCCGTCGAAAACCTCTACGCCGAGCGCGGACTCGGACCGGCGGACGCCCAGATTGGACCACACGACCTAGCTAGGGTAAGCGAGGTCACCGACTGCGAGGGCAAATCGCCAGCGGTCAGGCTTACCGTCAGTCTCGACGACCGACCGCTCGTCATCGAACTGGACGAGAGTTGCGCCCTCCTCGATCACTGGCGCCGATAG
- a CDS encoding RPA12/RPB9/RPC11 RNA polymerase family protein, which translates to MQFCDECGSMMHTEGDTWVCRSCENEESRDSQAEAAMTTQDGQQDDGAPAVADATQGSTETMQESCPADDCDSDRAYYEMLPKPGGSYEVRLFTCVECGHKWRES; encoded by the coding sequence ATGCAATTCTGTGACGAGTGCGGTTCGATGATGCACACGGAGGGCGACACGTGGGTGTGTCGCTCCTGTGAGAACGAGGAGTCGCGGGATTCGCAAGCGGAAGCGGCGATGACGACCCAAGATGGACAGCAGGACGACGGGGCACCCGCCGTGGCCGACGCGACCCAAGGCTCCACCGAGACGATGCAGGAGTCCTGTCCGGCGGACGACTGCGACAGCGACCGGGCTTACTACGAGATGCTGCCGAAGCCGGGCGGCTCCTACGAAGTTCGGCTGTTCACTTGCGTCGAGTGCGGCCACAAGTGGCGCGAGTCCTGA
- a CDS encoding ABC transporter substrate-binding protein: MLQSIGAASAVGLAGCAGSNEDAVEGDQTETTASGTEGVTDTTTQKSDSLEMTDETFVTATTNVPKDMQFNPYGQKYPDRAALALFENLIYVNEATSKFMPGVLESWDISSESVTLSVRDGFHWHSGEEVTAEDVAFKLKLEIHDGAALSNIVAAENVSVTDESTLELGLKRAVADEVFLYSLKPIALDTPPAEFREFLEAYESDGEAPGLTEKTIEEPNGTGPFAFVHARNQELLAERVEDHPDADKINFSQFKWNYLQSNQKQWQALRTDTVDGIDNVFTPSNIAQSYGDHVREIQMPANWGMGIMFNHDHEHYGQQNVKQAIQFVIDREKLAQTAGEKMHVPVEVPCGLPGNFDGSYKEWLGDSLSDFERYEPDTDRAAKLLREAGFSKDGGTWTDANGKTLSFPFKIPSGWNDWTAGGQSIVQDLNDFGIEASLNPSQSYWGDIYGNQEYSVAGLGWADGKLYPYFSLNKLLNGTRSRDILKFPRSAEVPPIGNPDGETRTVEFEAELQKLASLTGEEAKQKTQELAWVINQHLPMAPLMEKVDQSWVTTDDWNTTTSDDEDAIVDWPQYYLPREGKLTAKPE, from the coding sequence GTGTTACAATCTATCGGCGCGGCCAGCGCAGTCGGTCTCGCCGGGTGCGCAGGGTCGAACGAAGACGCCGTGGAAGGAGACCAGACCGAGACGACGGCGTCCGGAACCGAGGGCGTGACCGACACGACGACCCAAAAGTCGGACTCGCTCGAAATGACCGACGAGACGTTCGTCACCGCGACGACGAACGTTCCCAAGGACATGCAGTTCAACCCGTACGGACAGAAGTACCCCGACCGTGCGGCGCTCGCGCTGTTCGAGAACCTCATCTACGTCAACGAGGCGACGAGCAAGTTCATGCCGGGCGTCCTCGAATCGTGGGACATCAGCTCCGAGTCGGTGACGCTGTCGGTCCGCGACGGCTTCCACTGGCACAGCGGCGAGGAGGTCACGGCCGAAGACGTTGCGTTCAAACTCAAACTCGAGATTCACGACGGTGCCGCGCTCAGCAATATCGTCGCCGCCGAGAACGTCTCAGTCACCGACGAATCGACGCTCGAACTCGGACTGAAGCGGGCCGTCGCCGACGAGGTGTTCCTCTACTCGCTGAAACCCATCGCACTCGACACGCCTCCGGCGGAGTTCCGAGAGTTCTTAGAGGCGTACGAATCCGACGGCGAAGCCCCCGGTCTCACCGAGAAGACTATCGAAGAACCGAACGGGACGGGTCCGTTCGCGTTCGTTCACGCCCGCAATCAGGAGTTGCTCGCCGAACGCGTCGAGGACCACCCGGACGCGGATAAAATCAACTTCTCCCAGTTCAAGTGGAACTACCTCCAGTCGAATCAGAAGCAGTGGCAGGCGCTCCGCACCGACACCGTCGACGGCATCGACAACGTGTTCACGCCGAGCAACATCGCACAGTCCTACGGCGACCACGTCCGGGAGATTCAGATGCCCGCCAACTGGGGAATGGGCATCATGTTCAACCACGACCACGAACACTACGGCCAACAGAACGTCAAGCAGGCGATTCAGTTCGTCATTGACCGCGAGAAACTCGCACAGACCGCGGGCGAGAAGATGCACGTTCCCGTGGAAGTTCCGTGCGGTCTCCCCGGTAACTTCGACGGCAGTTACAAGGAGTGGCTCGGCGACTCGCTGTCGGACTTCGAGCGGTACGAACCCGACACCGACCGCGCAGCGAAACTCCTCCGAGAGGCCGGGTTCTCGAAGGACGGCGGGACGTGGACCGACGCGAACGGCAAGACGCTGTCGTTCCCGTTCAAGATTCCCTCCGGGTGGAACGACTGGACCGCCGGCGGCCAGTCCATCGTGCAGGACCTCAACGACTTCGGCATCGAGGCGTCGCTCAACCCGAGTCAGTCCTACTGGGGCGACATCTACGGCAATCAAGAGTACAGCGTCGCCGGTCTCGGCTGGGCCGACGGCAAGCTCTATCCGTACTTCTCGCTCAACAAACTGCTCAACGGCACCCGCTCGCGCGACATCCTGAAGTTCCCCCGTTCGGCCGAGGTGCCACCCATCGGGAACCCGGACGGCGAGACGCGGACGGTGGAGTTCGAAGCCGAGCTACAGAAACTCGCTAGCCTGACCGGCGAGGAGGCCAAGCAAAAGACCCAGGAGCTGGCGTGGGTCATCAACCAGCATCTCCC